Proteins encoded in a region of the Eulemur rufifrons isolate Redbay chromosome 15, OSU_ERuf_1, whole genome shotgun sequence genome:
- the LOC138395953 gene encoding KH homology domain-containing protein 1-like: METSAPGKRPWWTVPENFLAPTVFDMEEDQEELIFGKSDTYLRCIEVHSYTLIQLESWFTATGQTRVTVVGPPRARQWLLHMMSCVGSQDSYRHARGLEMLRRVRSQPLTENDLATSVSMEPNTGDLSLATRMSVTISLSAPQASPYQLAGCHGFHLSSLYS; the protein is encoded by the exons ATGGAAACTAGTGCTCCCGGCAAGAGGCCATGGTGGACCGTGCCCGAAAACTTTCTTGCTCCGACGGTATTTGACATGGAAGAGGACCAGGAGGAGCTCATCTTTG GGAAGAGTGACACATACCTTCGCTGCATCGAGGTGCACAGCTACACCCTCATTCAGCTGGAGAGCTGGTTTACAGCCACAGGCCAGACTCGTGTCACTGTAGTCGGGCCCCCCAGGGCAAGGCAGTGGCTGTTGCACATGATGTCGTGTGTGGGGAGCCAGGACTCCTATCGTCACGCCCGGG GCCTCGAGATGCTGCGGCGTGTCCGGAGCCAGCCCCTGACCGAGAATGACCTGGCGACCTCTGTGAGCATGGAGCCCAACACCGGGGACCTGTCTTTGGCCACCAGAATGAGTGTAACTATCTCTCTTAGTGCTCCTCAGGCTTCCCCTTACCAACTGGCTGGTTGTCACGGGTTCCATCTGAGTTCGCTGTATTCGTGA